The Paramisgurnus dabryanus chromosome 6, PD_genome_1.1, whole genome shotgun sequence genome has a window encoding:
- the LOC135767449 gene encoding cerebellin-2-like, with protein sequence MLRLLAVLMLNMWAVRAEDLLSPEINILNELGKIKTLEKTIKDMEIEMERLRTENKAQTDTLKSLYDAMNDSKVKVDELIKQNTDSKVAFSASLLTSHGATNVGPFSGLQTLIYKHVFLNIGNAYDSNTGIFTAPVRGVYAFRVFSKADGSADKSVTAGLFKNYQHIISTHAQQQNGFYSSSNGVSLLLEKNDQVKVNLYPERWIFDNGEHHHSTFSGHLLFPMFSGDHLEA encoded by the exons ATGTTGAGGCTTCTTGCTGTTTTAATGCTCAATATGTGGGCCGTACGGGCAGAAGATTTACTTTCTCCAGAAATCAACATTCTCAATGAACTTGGCAAGATTAAAACCTTGGAAAAAACTATTAAAGATATGGAAATTGAAATGGAGCGACTTAGGACAGAAAACAAAG CACAGACCGATACACTAAAGTCCTTGTATGATGCAATGAATGACTCAAAGGTAAAAGTGGATGAACTAATAAAGCAGAACACAG ATTCAAAGGTTGCTTTCTCAGCTTCTCTTTTGACCAGTCATGGTGCAACAAACGTTGGACCCTTTTCAGGTTTACAAACCCTGATTTACAAGCACGTTTTTCTCAATATAGGAAATGCCTATGATTCAAACACAG GAATCTTTACAGCACCGGTTAGAGGAGTCTATGCGTTCAGAGTCTTTTCTAAAGCTGATGGTAGTGCAGATAAATCTGTTACTGCAGGCTTGTTTAAAAATTACCAGCATATCATTTCAACACATGCACAACAACAAAACGGTTTCTACAGCTCTTCAAATGGGGTTTCTTTGCTTTTAGAAAAAAACGATCAGGTTAAAGTAAATCTTTATCCAGAGCGATGGATTTTTGACAATGGTGAACACCATCACAGCACCTTCAGCGGACACCTGCTTTTCCCAATGT tttcTGGGGACCACTTGGAAGCTTGA